The Coregonus clupeaformis isolate EN_2021a chromosome 3, ASM2061545v1, whole genome shotgun sequence genome includes a region encoding these proteins:
- the LOC121542342 gene encoding NADH dehydrogenase [ubiquinone] iron-sulfur protein 8, mitochondrial-like isoform X2: MSTALCLLYCSRPGTFGVNSPALVRHFSLSVQRGMYRLGMTMSYLFREPATINYPFEKGPLSPRFRGEHALRRYPNGEERCIACKLCEAVCPAQAITIEAETRADGSRRTTRYDIDMTKCIYCGFCQEACPVDAIVEGPNFEFATETHEELLYNKEKLLNNGDQWESEIAANIHADYLYR, encoded by the exons ATGTCTACTGCATTGTGTTTGCTTTACTGCTCCAGGCCAG GCACCTTTGGAGTCAACAGCCCTGCCTTGGTTCGACACTTCAGCCTCAGTGTACAGAGAGGGATGTACA GATTGGGGATGACTATGAGTTACCTTTTCCGCGAGCCCGCTACCATCAACTACCCATTTGAGAAGGGTCCCCTGTCTCCTCGTTTCCGTGGTGAACACGCTCTGCGCCGGTACCCCAACGGAGAGGAACGTTGTATCGCCTGCAAGCTGTGTGAGGCTGTCTGCCCTGCCCAG GCCATTACCATTGAGGCTGAGACACGTGCAGATGGTAGCAGGAGGACCACTCGCTACGACATCGACATGACCAAGTGCATCTACTGTGGCTTCTGCCAGGAGGCCTGCCCTGTTGATGCTATTGTGGAG GGTCCAAACTTTGAGTTTGCCACGGAGACCCACGAGGAGTTGCTGTACAACAAAGAGAAGCTACTGAACAATGGAGATCAGTGGGAGTCAGAGATTGCTGCCAACATACATGCAGACTACCTCTATAGATAG
- the LOC121542342 gene encoding NADH dehydrogenase [ubiquinone] iron-sulfur protein 8, mitochondrial-like isoform X1 has protein sequence MSTALCLLYCSRPGTFGVNSPALVRHFSLSVQRGMYKYVNAKELPLDMRSITDRAAQTLLWTELFRGLGMTMSYLFREPATINYPFEKGPLSPRFRGEHALRRYPNGEERCIACKLCEAVCPAQAITIEAETRADGSRRTTRYDIDMTKCIYCGFCQEACPVDAIVEGPNFEFATETHEELLYNKEKLLNNGDQWESEIAANIHADYLYR, from the exons ATGTCTACTGCATTGTGTTTGCTTTACTGCTCCAGGCCAG GCACCTTTGGAGTCAACAGCCCTGCCTTGGTTCGACACTTCAGCCTCAGTGTACAGAGAGGGATGTACA agtatgTGAATGCCAAAGAGCTTCCCCTTGATATGAGGTCCATCACAGACCGAGCTGCTCAGACTCTCCTGTGGACAGAGCTCTTCAGAG GATTGGGGATGACTATGAGTTACCTTTTCCGCGAGCCCGCTACCATCAACTACCCATTTGAGAAGGGTCCCCTGTCTCCTCGTTTCCGTGGTGAACACGCTCTGCGCCGGTACCCCAACGGAGAGGAACGTTGTATCGCCTGCAAGCTGTGTGAGGCTGTCTGCCCTGCCCAG GCCATTACCATTGAGGCTGAGACACGTGCAGATGGTAGCAGGAGGACCACTCGCTACGACATCGACATGACCAAGTGCATCTACTGTGGCTTCTGCCAGGAGGCCTGCCCTGTTGATGCTATTGTGGAG GGTCCAAACTTTGAGTTTGCCACGGAGACCCACGAGGAGTTGCTGTACAACAAAGAGAAGCTACTGAACAATGGAGATCAGTGGGAGTCAGAGATTGCTGCCAACATACATGCAGACTACCTCTATAGATAG
- the LOC121542356 gene encoding GTP-binding nuclear protein Ran produces the protein MAEGEPQVQFKLVLVGDGGTGKTTFVKRHLTGEFEKKYVATLGVEVHPLVFHTNRGAIKYNVWDTAGQEKFGGLRDGYYIQAQCAIIMFDVTSRVTYKNVPNWHRDLVRVCENIPIVLCGNKVDIKDRKVKAKSIVFHRKKNLQYYDISAKSNYNFEKPFLWLARKLIGDPNLEFVAMPALAPPEILMDPSLAAQYEHDLKVASETALPDEDDDL, from the exons ATGGCAGAAGGCGAGCCACaggtccagttcaag CTTGTGTTGGTTGGCGATGGAGGAACAGGAAAGACCACTTTCGTCAAAAGACATTTGACGGGAGAGTTTGAGAAGAAATATGTTG CCACGTTGGGGGTGGAGGTGCACCCGCTGGTCTTCCACACTAACAGAGGGGCCATCAAATACAACGTGTGGGACACAGCCGGGCAGGAGAAGTTTGGAGGGCTCCGAGACGGCTATTACATCCAAG CCCAGTGTGCGATCATCATGTTTGACGTCACATCTCGAGTCACCTACAAGAACGTACCCAACTGGCATCGTGATCTGGTGCGTGTCTGTGAGAACATTCCCATAGTCCTCTGCGGCAACAAGGTGGACATCAAAGACAGGAAAGTCAAAGCCAAGAGCATCGTATTCCATCGCAAGAAGAACCTCCAG tactACGACATCTCTGCTAAGAGTAATTACAACTTTGAGAAGCCCTTCCTGTGGCTAGCGCGGAAGCTGATTGGAGACCCCAACCTGGAGTTTGTGGCCATGCCCGCCCTCGCCCCCCCAGAGATCCTCATGGACCCCTCTCTCGCCGCGCAGTACGAGCACGACCTCAAA gtTGCATCAGAAACAGCGCTCCCAGATGAAGATGATGACCTTTAA
- the LOC121542322 gene encoding titin homolog: MLSASTPTQTLPSGEDSSGSDRGSEVSVGAPATETDRFGFILGNGSTAGSEGPPPELVRQRETKWINIISQWDRVLLKKSSKVKEQCQKGIPASLRAKCWPLLCGATDRMRHNKDLYQTLDSRPALQSWVDVIERDLDRQFPFHEMFLSRDGHGQRGLFRVLKAFTQLKPEEGYCQAQGPVAAVLLMNMPTEEAFWCLVQISEQYLPGYYSPLLEGVLFDAAMLTRVLKRTCPAAHKHLQRHGVEPLMFATDWLMCLFTRHLPFNTLLRVWDLFFCYGVRVLFQVAVVLVRRALGRVEQREACDGQMETLERLRGVREQVQKEDDTFIAEVCSVPLSSKDLERQTERELEKWRMERPASTFDPRGRCHGYRMAWARAQEMEEERNRKKREKGNLSLPPISSHSLLSLSPSLLRNRKKGSKTDTGECEGGNLRRGSEMDGSLVRAQGVPPPATEDRAPVETREPLEHKEPLGQEDRSQKTQLTPDSDGEPSQQRQLTSDHSVTSQGQGEEQGGFSQTHASEQYSDSQTQETNHSKGTMQTQEVLNKQSTASANIITEHIVTETKGEAEKSKDTETHAEANTEEETAPHTDTELKTYTEAKTEETAPHTDTELKAYTEAKTEETAPHTGKELKTYTEAKTEEETAPHTDTELKTYTEAKTEEETAPHTDTEPKTYTEVKTQDETVPETHTYAETQIHAEAKTEEEMEAEVQKGLHTDKSVGTETDMGSKTETQTDVNTDMETDTQQEADVNLEAETDMGSLTETERDKDTDTETHTDKEIEARTEIQSQKGTETHTDEKSEAERETEVEAHTETETQGENESAMHIEADTRVDAETDLGSQVEAETQTESEIEVPVYTGVETGTDEATETNTGIETAMESPNEIQRQTETAKIEVQYTEPSRITPANQSQVSPELTSTTEPEGERDSSGQTGQDQKLPEEPQNPVRIHPEENQETQNVRESEGEKEEEVFTLPSQEDSTEILPSLHQGESLKADFPPIPGNPKSQSQSEKSESPPPTDSKAGSGNSVSTHADVSSERTTPRDGPWANPSGDFRLCKSSSSRRLTRRLSEDLFTNPNQSQPTFTHSNQSNTSLIQSNQPQPTPPIHVPKHTESPQRVTGSTPATVPPQTGPTPDRGPTDTPRRFGLFRRHKDPVPKILIQDFSDGTGEGRTVKGKEEEEKLSSRERRRRRREQERREK; the protein is encoded by the exons ATGCTGAGTGCGTCCACCCCGACCCAGACGCTCCCCAGCGGAGAGGACAGTTCTGGTTCTGACagggggtcagaggtcagtgTTGGAGCTCCAGCCACAGAGACAGACCGCTTCGGCTTCATCCTGGGGAATGGATCCACTGCTGG GAGTGAAGGCCCGCCCCCTGAGCtcgttagacagagagagaccaagtGGATCAACATCATCAGCCAATGGGATCGTGTCTTACTAAAAAAGTCCAGCAAG GTCAAAGAACAGTGTCAGAAAGGCATCCCAGCATCCCTCAGGGCTAAATGTTGGCCACTGCTGTGTGGCGCCACAGACAGAATGCGCCACAACAAGGACCTCTATCAG ACTCTGGACTCCAGGCCCGCCCTACAGAGCTGGGTGGACGTTATAGAGAGAGACTTAGACCGCCAGTTCCCTTTCCATGAGATGTTCCTCTCCAGAGACGGCCATGG ACAGCGTGGTCTGTTCCGGGTGCTGAAGGCCTTTACTCAGCTGAAGCCTGAGGAGGGCTACTGCCAGGCCCAGGGACCTGTAGCAGCTGTACTGCTGATGAACATGCCTACTGAG GAGGCATTCTGGTGCCTGGTGCAAATCAGTGAACAGTACCTCCCTGGCTACTACAGTCCCCTTCTG GAGGGGGTTCTCTTTGACGCAGCCATGCTGACCAGGGTGCTGAAGAGGACGTGTCCCGCGGCTCACAAGCACCTGCAGAGACACGGCGTGGAGCCTCTGATGTTCGCCACCGATTGGTTGATGTGCCTGTTTACACGCCACCTACCTTTTAACACCCTGCTCAGGGTCTGGGACCTGTTCTTCTGCTACG GAGTGCGTGTGTTGTTCCAGGTGGCGGTGGTGTTGGTGCGCAGGGCTCTGGGCCGGGTGGAGCAGAGGGAGGCTTGCGATGGCCAGATGGAGACTCTGGAGAGGCTGAGGGGTGTGAGGGAGCAGGTGCAGAAGGAGGACGACACCTTCATTGCAGAG GTGTGTTCTGTCCCCCTGTCGAGTAAGGATctggagaggcagacagagagagagctggagaagtGGAGAATGGAACGGCCCGCCTCCACCTTTGATCCCCGGGGTCGTTGCCATGGATATCGGATGGCGTGGGCGAGGGCtcaagagatggaggaggagaggaacaggaagaagagggagaaagGTAACCTGTCCCTTCCTCCGATTTCCTcgcactccctcctctctctctctccctcactcctccgcAATAGGAAGAAAGGGAGCAAGACAGACACAGGAGAGTGCGAGGGAGGGAATCTGAGGAGAGGAAGTGAGATGGATGGTAGTCTAGTGAGGGCTCAGGGTGTTCCACCTCCAGCTACAGAGGATAGGGCCCCAGTGGAAACGAGAGAACCGTTAGAACACAAAGAACCACTAGGACAGGAGGACAGAAGCCAGAAAACCCAGCTGACCCCAGATTCAGACGGAGAACCGTCCCAGCAGCGTCAGCTCACCTCTGACCACAGCGTCACCTCACAGGGTCAAGGAGAGGAGCAGGGGGGTTTCAGCCAGACCCATGCCTCTGAGCAGTACAGCGACAGccagacacaggaaactaacCACAGTAAAGGCACCATGCAAACACAGGAAGTACTGAACAAACAGTCAACAGCGAGTGCAAATATCATCACAGAGCACATAGTGACAGAGACGAAGGGTGAGGCAGAGAAAAGCAAGGATACAGAGACACATGCAGAAGCAAATACAGAGGAGGAAACtgctccacacacagacacagaactgAAGACATACACTGAAGCAAAGACAGAGGAAACagctccacacacagacacagaactgAAGGCATACACTGAAGCAAAGACAGAGGAAACAGCTCCACACACAGGCAAAGAACTGAAGACATACACTGAAGCAAAGACAGAGGAGGAAACagctccacacacagacacagaactgAAGACATACACTGAAGCAAAGACAGAGGAGGAAACagctccacacacagacacagaaccgAAGACATACACTGAAGTAAAGACACAGGATGAAACAGTGCCAGAGACCCACACATATGCAGAGACCCAGATACACGCAGAAGCCAAAACAGAGGAGGAAATGGAGGCAGAGGTACAGAAAGGACTACATACAGATAAAAGTGTAGGGACCGAGACAGACATGGGGTCAAAAACAGAGACTCAAACAGATGTGAATACAGacatggagacagacacacaacaaGAGGCAGATGTAAACTTAGAGGCAGAAACAGACATGGGTtcactgacagagacagagagagacaaagacactgacacagagacacacaccgaCAAGGAGATAGAGGCACGTACCGAGATACAGTCACAAAaagggacagagacacacacagatgaaaaatctgaggcagagagagaaacagaggtagaggcacatacagaaacagagacacagggagaaaATGAGTCAGCAATGCACATAGAGGCAGACACAAGAGTAGATGCAGAAACAGACTTGGGGTCACAGGTGGAGGCAGAAACACAGACAGAATCAGAGATAGAGGTGCCTGTATACACAGGGGTCGAGACGGGCACAGACGAAGCCACTGAGACAAACACAGGGATAGAGACGGCCATGGAGTCTCCAAATGAAATtcagagacaaacagagacagcaAAGATAGAGGTACAGTACACAGAGCCCTCTAGGATAACACCAGCCAATCAGAGCCAGGTTTCTCCAGAGTTGACCTCCACTACTGAgcctgagggggagagggactCATCAGGCCAAACAGGCCAAGACCAGAAGCTACCTGAAGAACCCCAGAATCCAGTCAGAATCCATCCAGAGGAGAATCAGGAGACCCAGAACgtcagagagagtgaaggagagaaagaggaggaagtatTCACACTTCCCTCTCAGGAAGACTCAACTGAAATCCTTCCATCATTACATCAGGGGGAATCACTGAAAGCTGACTTCCCTCCCATACCTGGCAACCCAAAGTCACAAAGTCAGAGTGAGAAGAGTGAGTCTCCCCCTCCTACAGACTCAAAGGCAGGCTCTGGCAACTCAGTGTCCACACACGCTGATGTCTCGTCCGAAAGGACCACGCCCCGTGATGGACCGTGGGCAAACCCTTCCGGAGACTTCCGGCTCTGCAAGTCCTCCAGCTCCCGGAGGCTCACCCGCAGGCTCTCTGAGGATCTCTTCACTAACCCCAACCAATCACAACCCACCTTCACACACtccaatcaatcaaatacaagTTTAATTCAGTCCAATCAACCACAGCCCACACCTCCCATTCATGTACCAAAGCACACAGAATCACCCCAACGAGTGACAGGGAGCACCCCGGCCACTGTCCCACCTCAGACTGGGCCCACACCAGACAGAGGGCCGACCGACACCCCCAGGCGATTTGGTCTCTTCCGCAGGCACAAAGATCCCGTCCCCAAAATCCTGATCCAGGACTTCAGTGATGGGACGGGTGAGGGGCGCACGGTCAaggggaaggaagaggaggagaagctgagctccagagagaggaggaggagacggagggagcaggagaggagggagaaa